TCGGCCAAGGTGACCTGGGCCGGGGAGGTGAACAGGTTGGAGATGTGTCCCAGGGTGTTCAGCTGTTCGGTGATGGCGGCAACCAGGGCCGGATGGGCATGCCCCAGGCAGTTGACGGCGATGCCGGCGAGCAGATCAATGAGCTCATTTCCGTCGACGTCCCAGACATGGGTGCCCTCGCCACGCACCAGCACGCGCCCAGGCGTGCCGAAGGTGTTCATGACAGCGCCTGCATACAGCGCTCTCCAGGCCGTGTTCCAACTCACGTTGGAACCGGCTGTGGAAGCTGTGGGATGTTTACTCATATCGTGGCGCCGCCTTTCGTGCGCGATTGCGGAATGACGTCGGGGTGGACGACGGTACCCACGCCGTCGTCGGTGACGATCTCCAGCAGCATGGAATGGGGCTGACGGCCGTCGACGACGTGTGCCTGGCCGACACCGCCGCGCACCGCCCGCAGGCAGGCCTCCATCTTGGGGATCATGCCGCTGGACAGCTCGGGCAGGAGTGCCTCGAGGGCATCGGCCCCGATGCGGGAAACCAGGGAGCCCTTATCGGGCCAGTTGGAGTACAGGCCCTCAACATCGGTGAGCATGATGAGTTTCTGCGCCTTCAGGGCCACGGCGAGGGAAGCCGCCGCGGTGTCGGCGTTAATGTTGAGCACCGTCGTTGAGTCGGCCACCAGCGGGGCCACTGAGGAGACCACCGGAATGCGCCCCTGGTCGAGCAGTTCTATCACCGAGCGGGGGTCCACCTCGACCACGTCGCCGACCAGGCCGATGTCGACGCGCTCGCCATCCACGGTGGCCAGGCGCTGCCGGGCACGCAGCAGTCCCCCATCCTCTCCGGAGATACCGACGGCGGCGGAACCGTACTCGTTGAGGAGGCTGACCAGTTCACGCTGCACCCCGCCGGTGAGCACCATGCGCACCACGTCCATCACCTCGGGGGTGGTCACGCGCAGGCCGCCCTTGAACTCGGAGGTGATGCCGAGGCGGGCCAGCATGGCGCTGATCTGGGGACCGCCGCCGTGCACCACCACGGGGCGCAGCCCGACCTGGTGTAGAAACAGTATGTCCGCGGCGAAGGCACGTTTAAGGGAGTCATCAACCATGGCGTTGCCGCCATATTTGACGACGATTGTGGCGCCCTTGTAGGCGCGCAGCCAGGGCATGGCCTCCAGCAGGACGGAGGCCTTCTGCGGCGGGGTCAGGTGATCGGTGGGTGATTCGGTGCTCATGTGGTGTAGTCCGCGTTGATGGTGACGTAGCCGTGGGTGAGGTCGTTGGTCCAGACGGTGGCGGAGGCGTCACCCGCGCTCAACTCAATGTCGATGCGAGTCTCACGAGGGGTCATGTCCACCATGGAGCGGTCCT
This genomic stretch from Actinomyces qiguomingii harbors:
- the argB gene encoding acetylglutamate kinase, translated to MSTESPTDHLTPPQKASVLLEAMPWLRAYKGATIVVKYGGNAMVDDSLKRAFAADILFLHQVGLRPVVVHGGGPQISAMLARLGITSEFKGGLRVTTPEVMDVVRMVLTGGVQRELVSLLNEYGSAAVGISGEDGGLLRARQRLATVDGERVDIGLVGDVVEVDPRSVIELLDQGRIPVVSSVAPLVADSTTVLNINADTAAASLAVALKAQKLIMLTDVEGLYSNWPDKGSLVSRIGADALEALLPELSSGMIPKMEACLRAVRGGVGQAHVVDGRQPHSMLLEIVTDDGVGTVVHPDVIPQSRTKGGATI